In Halobaculum magnesiiphilum, the following proteins share a genomic window:
- a CDS encoding RNA polymerase Rpb4 family protein, whose translation MTIFKEKLSEEFLTVSEAKELLSSVEADRATDEDREMRYELARAVDHVNRFAFLEADESLELVEELLELEKVDEPQAYKIADLLPRDRTEVRAVYAQERYALDGDELDAILDVVAKYA comes from the coding sequence ATGACGATCTTCAAGGAGAAGCTGAGCGAGGAGTTCCTCACCGTCTCCGAGGCGAAGGAGCTGCTCAGCTCGGTCGAGGCCGACCGCGCGACCGACGAGGACCGCGAGATGCGCTACGAACTGGCGCGCGCCGTCGACCACGTCAACCGGTTCGCGTTCCTCGAGGCCGACGAGTCGCTCGAACTCGTCGAGGAGCTGCTCGAACTGGAGAAGGTCGACGAACCGCAGGCGTACAAGATCGCGGACCTGCTCCCGCGCGACCGGACGGAGGTCCGCGCGGTGTACGCCCAGGAGCGGTACGCCCTCGACGGCGACGAGCTCGACGCGATCCTCGACGTCGTCGCGAAGTACGCGTAA
- a CDS encoding HAD family hydrolase — translation MTGAYANYEAVVFDLDGTLVDLAVDWDAAASDAIGLFERNGHDAAGADLWGLLERADEAGLRPELEAVLADHETHGAAASTRLPHADHLPLSVPTGVCSLNCEAACRTALDRHDLTPHVGAVVGRDSVATYKPDPEPLVATLRDLGADTEGALFVGDSERDAVTARRAGVDFRWV, via the coding sequence GTGACCGGAGCGTACGCGAACTACGAGGCCGTCGTGTTCGATCTCGACGGCACGCTCGTCGACCTCGCGGTCGACTGGGACGCGGCCGCGAGCGACGCGATCGGCCTGTTCGAGCGCAACGGCCACGACGCCGCCGGCGCCGACCTGTGGGGGCTCCTGGAACGCGCCGACGAGGCGGGACTTCGCCCGGAGCTTGAGGCGGTGCTCGCGGACCACGAGACGCACGGCGCCGCGGCGTCGACGCGGCTCCCGCACGCGGATCATCTCCCGCTGTCGGTTCCGACGGGGGTGTGCTCGCTCAACTGCGAGGCCGCGTGTCGGACGGCGCTGGACCGCCACGACCTGACCCCCCACGTCGGGGCCGTCGTCGGCCGCGACTCGGTGGCAACGTACAAGCCGGATCCCGAGCCGCTGGTCGCGACGCTGCGGGATCTGGGCGCGGATACCGAGGGGGCGCTGTTCGTCGGCGACTCCGAACGCGACGCCGTGACCGCGCGGCGCGCGGGCGTCGACTTCCGGTGGGTGTAA
- the panB gene encoding 3-methyl-2-oxobutanoate hydroxymethyltransferase yields MVTTRELRDRAGDEPITMLTAYDAPTAAVIDDAGIDVILVGDSMGNAVLGHDSTLPVTLEEVQSRTGAVARATEDALVVADMPFLSFGVDDADSVENAGRMLKEADADAVKIESGPHTVELTRKLAQLGIPVMAHLGLTPQHVNQLGGYQRQGTDPDAAEELLELAREHEDAGAFSLVLEHVPANLAAQVTAALDIPTIGIGAGPDTNGQVLVITDVLGLDEWSPPFSKQYADLRGEMTSAVESYKREVESGEFPADEHSHVEDDVDDVY; encoded by the coding sequence ATGGTAACCACGCGCGAGCTCCGAGATCGGGCGGGCGACGAGCCCATCACGATGCTGACGGCGTACGACGCGCCGACCGCGGCGGTCATCGACGATGCCGGGATCGACGTGATCCTCGTCGGCGACTCGATGGGCAACGCCGTGCTCGGGCACGACTCGACGCTCCCCGTCACGCTCGAGGAGGTGCAAAGCCGGACCGGAGCCGTCGCTCGCGCCACGGAGGACGCGCTCGTCGTCGCCGACATGCCGTTCCTCTCCTTCGGGGTCGACGACGCCGACAGCGTCGAGAACGCCGGCCGGATGCTGAAGGAGGCGGACGCCGACGCCGTGAAGATCGAGTCCGGGCCGCACACGGTCGAGTTGACCCGGAAGCTCGCCCAGCTCGGGATTCCCGTGATGGCGCACCTCGGGCTAACGCCCCAACACGTGAACCAGCTCGGCGGCTACCAACGGCAGGGTACCGACCCTGATGCGGCCGAGGAACTGCTGGAGCTGGCGCGCGAGCACGAGGACGCCGGCGCGTTCTCGCTCGTGCTCGAACACGTGCCCGCGAACCTCGCGGCGCAGGTGACGGCGGCGCTCGACATCCCGACGATCGGTATCGGGGCGGGTCCGGACACGAACGGCCAGGTGCTCGTGATCACCGACGTGCTCGGCCTCGACGAGTGGTCGCCGCCGTTCTCCAAGCAGTACGCAGACCTCCGCGGGGAGATGACCTCGGCGGTCGAATCGTACAAGCGCGAGGTCGAAAGCGGCGAGTTCCCGGCGGACGAACACAGCCACGTCGAGGACGACGTCGACGACGTGTACTGA
- a CDS encoding 50S ribosomal protein L21e translates to MPSSNGPLHSTRGKLSNDPRDRGTSPPQRAIAEFDEGQKVHLKLDPSVNDGRFHARFNGHTGTVVGKQGAAFKVEIVDGGKTKTILAKPAHLKAQTE, encoded by the coding sequence ATGCCGAGTTCGAACGGACCCCTTCACAGCACGCGCGGAAAGCTCTCGAACGACCCCCGTGACCGCGGCACCTCGCCCCCTCAGCGCGCCATCGCCGAGTTCGACGAGGGCCAGAAGGTCCACCTGAAGCTGGACCCCTCCGTCAACGACGGCCGCTTCCACGCCCGTTTCAACGGCCACACCGGCACCGTCGTCGGCAAGCAGGGCGCCGCGTTCAAGGTCGAGATCGTCGACGGCGGCAAGACGAAGACGATCCTCGCCAAGCCCGCGCACCTGAAGGCCCAGACCGAGTAG
- a CDS encoding acyl-CoA dehydrogenase family protein, whose translation MAHANADAYAHSPSMLDDEERAIREVVREFAVEELRPGAREADETEEFPEEAWDKLADLDLTGLTVPEAYGGFDADRSTYAIVNEELAYGQLAVATALSVHCLATSCIANFGSEAVKDEWLPEMVDGRPVGAFCLSEPGAGSNPAEMTTTAERDGDEYVLNGEKQWITNGERAGVYIVFAKSDADDEGSITQFLVPADFDGVEVGKKEEKLGLRASDTVGMQFSDVRVPERYRLTEEGKGLSAAFETLTGGRIAIAAQAVGLAQAAFDEAREYAHEREQFDAPIAEIEAVRNTFAEMATKVQASRLLVREAARQSDAGEDPRLAASMAKYFASESAVDVTNEAVQIHGGYGYMSEFDVERFYRDSKITTIYEGTTEIQKTIIARELL comes from the coding sequence ATGGCACACGCGAACGCGGACGCGTACGCGCACTCCCCGTCGATGCTTGACGACGAGGAACGCGCGATCCGCGAGGTGGTACGCGAGTTCGCCGTCGAGGAGCTCCGCCCGGGCGCCCGGGAGGCCGACGAGACGGAGGAGTTTCCCGAGGAGGCGTGGGACAAGCTGGCCGACCTCGATCTCACGGGGCTGACGGTCCCGGAGGCGTACGGCGGCTTCGACGCCGACCGCTCGACGTACGCGATCGTGAACGAGGAACTCGCGTACGGACAGCTCGCGGTCGCGACCGCCCTGTCGGTTCACTGCCTCGCGACCTCCTGTATCGCCAACTTCGGCTCTGAGGCCGTCAAGGACGAGTGGCTCCCCGAGATGGTCGACGGTCGCCCGGTCGGCGCCTTCTGTCTCTCCGAACCCGGGGCCGGGTCGAACCCGGCGGAGATGACCACGACCGCCGAGCGCGACGGCGACGAATACGTTCTGAACGGCGAGAAGCAGTGGATCACGAACGGCGAGCGCGCCGGCGTCTACATCGTCTTCGCGAAGAGCGACGCCGACGACGAGGGCTCGATCACCCAGTTCCTCGTCCCCGCCGACTTCGACGGCGTCGAGGTCGGCAAGAAGGAGGAGAAGCTCGGCCTGCGCGCCTCCGACACGGTCGGGATGCAGTTCTCGGACGTGCGAGTGCCCGAGCGGTACCGCCTCACCGAGGAGGGAAAGGGCCTGTCCGCGGCGTTCGAGACGCTCACCGGCGGCCGGATCGCGATCGCCGCACAGGCGGTCGGCCTCGCGCAGGCAGCCTTCGACGAGGCCCGCGAGTACGCCCACGAGCGAGAGCAGTTCGACGCGCCGATCGCCGAGATCGAGGCGGTGCGCAACACGTTCGCGGAGATGGCGACGAAGGTGCAGGCGTCGCGACTGCTCGTCCGGGAGGCCGCGCGTCAGTCCGACGCGGGCGAGGATCCCCGGCTCGCCGCATCGATGGCGAAGTACTTCGCCAGCGAGTCGGCCGTCGACGTGACCAACGAGGCCGTTCAGATCCACGGCGGCTACGGCTATATGAGCGAGTTCGACGTGGAGCGGTTCTACCGCGACTCGAAGATCACGACGATCTACGAGGGGACGACGGAGATCCAGAAGACGATCATCGCCCGGGAGCTGTTGTAG
- a CDS encoding DUF655 domain-containing protein, whose protein sequence is MTDERDPETASDPPDAADAVDESAAEPEGRADDAEGIEDDAVYAYVLEYLPHGRADDDRPQHRRPAVAYGLDERDFRLFEFELTDDAEFGIDDRVQIEPETAPGIKRARRVGYDDLNRGASQELEYVVEDIIEADERRFVDFYNDAEPISLRLHQLNLLPGIGKKLRNNVLDARKRGPFESFEDLSDRVSGLHSPKEKLVERVMEELRDDDLKYRIFVGVDAPTANK, encoded by the coding sequence ATGACCGACGAGCGCGATCCCGAGACGGCGAGCGACCCACCCGACGCGGCGGACGCTGTCGACGAGAGTGCCGCCGAGCCCGAGGGCCGCGCGGACGACGCCGAGGGCATCGAGGACGACGCCGTCTACGCGTACGTCCTCGAGTACCTCCCGCACGGGCGCGCGGACGACGACCGGCCCCAGCACCGGCGCCCGGCGGTGGCGTACGGGCTCGACGAGCGTGACTTCCGGCTGTTCGAGTTCGAGCTGACCGACGACGCCGAGTTCGGCATCGACGACCGAGTGCAGATCGAGCCGGAGACCGCTCCCGGCATCAAACGTGCGCGGCGAGTCGGCTACGACGACCTCAACCGCGGCGCGAGCCAGGAGCTGGAGTACGTGGTCGAGGATATCATCGAGGCCGACGAACGGCGCTTCGTCGACTTCTACAACGACGCCGAGCCGATCTCGTTGCGGCTCCACCAGCTCAACCTCCTCCCGGGGATCGGCAAGAAACTGCGCAACAACGTCCTCGACGCGCGCAAGCGCGGCCCCTTCGAGTCGTTCGAGGACCTGAGCGACCGGGTGTCGGGGCTCCACAGCCCGAAGGAGAAGCTCGTCGAGCGTGTGATGGAGGAGCTGCGCGACGACGACCTGAAGTACCGCATCTTCGTCGG
- a CDS encoding Mrp/NBP35 family ATP-binding protein — translation MDEAAVRERLSGVEDPDLGEDIVSLGLVNAVQVDDEDGVIRVSLALGAPYAPNETAIAEGVRDALAEADYALDISANVESDLSEGEEVLPNVKNVIAVASGKGGVGKSTVAVNLAAGLSQLGARVGLFDADIYGPNVPRMVDADEAPHATDQDTIIPPKKYGMKLMSMAFLVGEDDPVIWRGPMVHKLLTQLVEDVEWGALDYLVLDLPPGTGDTQLTILQTLPLTGAVIVTTPEDVALDDANKGLRMFGKHDTNVLGIVENMSGFVCPDCGSEHEVFGKGGGKQFAADNDLPFLGGIPLDPEVRAGGDGGKPVVLDDQPGEVGDAFKIVTENVANNVGVVQRRTVSRRAQGNSPTQ, via the coding sequence ATGGACGAAGCCGCCGTACGCGAGCGACTCTCGGGCGTCGAGGACCCCGACCTCGGGGAGGACATCGTCTCGCTCGGCCTGGTGAACGCGGTACAGGTCGACGACGAGGACGGCGTGATCCGGGTGTCGCTGGCGCTGGGGGCGCCGTACGCGCCGAACGAGACGGCCATCGCCGAGGGCGTCCGCGACGCGCTCGCGGAGGCCGACTACGCGCTCGACATCTCCGCGAACGTCGAGTCGGACCTCTCGGAGGGCGAGGAGGTGCTCCCGAACGTGAAGAACGTCATCGCCGTCGCGTCCGGAAAAGGGGGCGTCGGGAAGTCGACGGTCGCGGTGAACCTCGCGGCGGGACTCTCACAACTGGGCGCGCGCGTCGGCCTGTTCGACGCGGACATCTACGGGCCGAACGTGCCGCGGATGGTCGACGCCGACGAGGCGCCCCACGCGACCGATCAGGACACGATCATCCCGCCAAAGAAGTACGGGATGAAGCTGATGAGCATGGCGTTCCTCGTCGGCGAGGACGACCCGGTTATCTGGCGCGGCCCGATGGTCCACAAGCTGCTCACGCAGCTCGTCGAGGACGTGGAGTGGGGCGCGCTCGATTACCTCGTGCTCGACCTGCCGCCGGGGACCGGCGACACGCAGCTCACGATCCTCCAGACGCTGCCGCTCACGGGCGCGGTCATCGTCACGACGCCCGAGGACGTGGCCCTCGACGACGCGAACAAGGGGCTGCGCATGTTCGGCAAGCACGACACGAACGTGCTCGGCATCGTCGAGAACATGTCCGGGTTCGTCTGTCCGGACTGCGGCTCCGAACACGAGGTGTTCGGGAAGGGCGGCGGCAAGCAGTTCGCCGCTGACAACGACCTCCCGTTCCTCGGGGGGATCCCGCTGGATCCGGAGGTCCGCGCGGGCGGCGACGGCGGCAAGCCGGTCGTGCTCGACGACCAGCCCGGCGAGGTCGGCGACGCGTTCAAGATCGTCACGGAGAACGTCGCGAACAACGTCGGCGTCGTCCAGCGCCGGACAGTGAGCCGACGCGCACAGGGGAACTCGCCGACGCAGTAA
- a CDS encoding DUF5822 domain-containing protein: MPERVESTDPDGVDYGWVMQMTFVVTVTAGAVLVAALSAFVTLPTWGARASFAIRVGAVIWIVTALAAYYYERNVRAE, translated from the coding sequence GTGCCCGAGCGCGTCGAGTCGACCGATCCGGATGGTGTCGATTACGGGTGGGTGATGCAGATGACGTTCGTCGTCACGGTGACTGCCGGCGCCGTGCTCGTCGCGGCGCTGTCGGCGTTCGTGACGCTCCCCACCTGGGGTGCGCGCGCGAGCTTCGCGATCCGAGTCGGCGCCGTGATCTGGATCGTGACCGCGCTGGCCGCCTACTACTACGAGAGGAACGTCCGGGCCGAGTGA
- a CDS encoding CDC48 family AAA ATPase gives MKLTVKPLKQKDAGRRLAAIDRVAADELGLSGGDYIRIEGDSTGIARVWPGYPEDDNTGIVRIDGQLRQEAGVGIDDRVTVEPAEVEPAERITIALPQQFGVRGNIGSMIRDKLSGQPVTQGQTIRFPLGLGLMGGGSQAVPLKIASTNPSGTVVITDSTDVDISEKPAEQIAEGAAGGGAETPDVTYEDIGGLDDELEQVREMIELPMRHPELFKRLGIEPPKGVLLHGPPGTGKTLIAKAVANEIDANFQTLSGPEIMSKYYGESEEQLREVFEEAAENAPAIIFMDELDSIAPKREEAGGDVERRVVAQLLSLMDGLEERGEVVVIGATNRVDAIDPALRRGGRFDREIEVGVPDRDGRREILQVHTRNMPLSDDVDIDEYAETTHGFVGADLESLAKEAGMNALRRIRPQLDLEEEEIDAEVLESIQVTSADMKDALKGIEPSALREVFVEVPDVTWNDVGGLEDTKERLRETIQWPLDYPEVFEAMDMESAKGVLMYGPPGTGKTLLAKAVANESESNFISVKGPELLNKFVGESEKGVREIFSKARENAPTVIFFDEIDAIATERGRNTGDSGVSERVVSQLLTELDGLETLEDVVVIATTNRPDLIDNALLRPGRLDRHVHVPVPDEEGRRKIFGVHTEHKPLADDVDLDKLARKTDGYVGADIEAVCREASMNASREFITSVSPEEVDDSVGNVRVTMAHFEDALDEVSPSVTEETKERYEEIEQRFRNREPREEQDRELGRTFQ, from the coding sequence ATGAAGCTCACGGTTAAACCCCTGAAACAGAAGGACGCGGGGCGTCGTCTCGCCGCGATCGACCGGGTCGCCGCCGACGAGCTCGGACTCTCGGGCGGCGATTACATCCGTATCGAGGGCGACTCGACCGGGATCGCCCGCGTGTGGCCGGGATACCCGGAGGACGACAACACGGGCATCGTCCGGATCGACGGCCAGCTCCGGCAGGAGGCGGGCGTCGGGATCGACGACCGCGTGACCGTCGAGCCGGCCGAGGTCGAGCCCGCAGAGCGGATCACGATCGCGCTCCCCCAGCAGTTCGGGGTCCGGGGCAACATCGGCTCAATGATCCGCGACAAGCTCTCCGGGCAGCCGGTCACCCAGGGACAGACGATCCGGTTCCCGCTTGGGCTGGGGTTGATGGGCGGCGGATCGCAGGCGGTGCCGCTCAAGATCGCCTCGACGAACCCCTCCGGAACCGTCGTCATCACCGACTCCACGGACGTGGACATCTCCGAGAAACCGGCCGAGCAGATCGCCGAGGGCGCGGCCGGCGGCGGCGCCGAGACGCCGGACGTGACCTACGAGGACATCGGCGGGCTCGACGACGAGCTCGAACAGGTACGCGAGATGATCGAGCTGCCGATGCGCCACCCGGAGCTGTTCAAGCGCCTCGGCATCGAGCCGCCGAAGGGCGTGCTCCTCCACGGTCCGCCGGGCACCGGGAAGACCCTGATCGCGAAGGCCGTCGCCAACGAGATCGACGCCAACTTCCAGACGCTCTCGGGCCCCGAGATCATGTCGAAGTACTACGGGGAGTCCGAGGAGCAGCTCCGCGAGGTGTTCGAGGAGGCCGCCGAGAACGCCCCCGCGATCATCTTCATGGACGAGCTGGACTCCATCGCGCCCAAGCGCGAGGAGGCCGGCGGCGACGTGGAACGCCGCGTCGTGGCTCAACTGCTCTCGCTGATGGACGGACTGGAGGAGCGCGGCGAGGTCGTCGTCATCGGGGCCACCAACCGCGTCGACGCCATCGACCCAGCCCTCCGGCGCGGCGGCCGCTTCGACCGCGAGATCGAGGTCGGCGTCCCGGACCGCGACGGGCGCCGCGAGATCCTGCAGGTTCACACGCGGAACATGCCGCTGTCGGACGACGTCGATATCGACGAGTACGCCGAGACGACCCACGGCTTCGTCGGTGCCGACCTCGAGAGCCTCGCGAAGGAGGCCGGGATGAACGCGCTGCGGCGCATCCGCCCGCAGCTCGACCTGGAGGAAGAGGAGATCGACGCCGAGGTGCTGGAATCGATCCAGGTCACTAGCGCCGACATGAAGGATGCGCTGAAGGGGATCGAGCCCTCCGCGCTGCGGGAGGTGTTCGTCGAGGTCCCCGACGTGACGTGGAACGACGTGGGCGGCCTGGAGGACACGAAAGAACGCCTTCGCGAGACGATCCAGTGGCCGCTCGATTACCCGGAGGTGTTCGAGGCCATGGACATGGAGTCCGCCAAGGGTGTGCTCATGTACGGCCCGCCCGGCACCGGGAAGACGCTGCTCGCGAAGGCCGTCGCCAACGAGTCCGAGTCCAACTTCATCTCCGTGAAGGGGCCCGAACTGCTCAACAAGTTCGTCGGCGAGTCCGAGAAGGGCGTCCGCGAGATCTTCAGCAAGGCCCGCGAGAACGCGCCGACCGTCATCTTCTTCGACGAGATCGACGCGATCGCGACCGAGCGCGGCCGCAACACCGGCGACTCGGGCGTCTCCGAGCGCGTCGTCTCCCAACTGCTGACCGAGCTCGACGGCCTCGAAACGCTCGAGGACGTGGTCGTCATCGCGACGACCAACCGGCCGGACCTCATCGACAACGCCCTGCTGCGTCCGGGTCGCCTGGACCGCCACGTCCACGTGCCCGTCCCCGACGAGGAGGGGCGCCGGAAGATCTTCGGGGTCCACACCGAGCACAAGCCGCTGGCGGACGACGTGGACCTCGACAAGCTCGCGCGCAAGACCGACGGCTACGTCGGCGCCGACATCGAGGCCGTCTGCCGCGAGGCGTCGATGAACGCCTCGCGGGAGTTCATCACCTCCGTGTCGCCCGAGGAGGTGGACGACTCCGTCGGCAACGTCCGCGTGACGATGGCGCACTTCGAGGACGCGCTCGACGAGGTCAGCCCCTCGGTCACCGAGGAGACCAAGGAGCGCTACGAGGAGATCGAACAGCGGTTCCGGAACCGCGAGCCCCGCGAGGAACAGGACCGGGAGCTGGGTCGGACGTTCCAATGA
- the moaA gene encoding GTP 3',8-cyclase MoaA has product MPTPLVDDFGREVTGVRVSLTDRCNFDCVYCHNEGLGDTRGPMDPQDDEMSTDDVVRFLEVAAEFGVDAVKFTGGEPMLRDDLEEIIRRTPDSMETSMTTNGTFLPGRADDLVDAGLDRVNVSQDALDPEAFAEITKSGAYEQVLEGVRCAVDAGLDPVKLNMVVFEHTAGYVEGMVEHVAENDGLQLQLIEYMPELTGKPEWNIDIQRVHDWLSDIAVRVEHREMHDRKRYYVGDADAASAESPDAAGLGMVEIVDPVENDDFCANCGRVRVTHEGYLKGCLNRNDDLKSMGEMTKPEIREAFREVVADRVPYYGEYLVENDRGEWEINEEYIGA; this is encoded by the coding sequence ATGCCGACACCGCTGGTCGACGACTTCGGGCGGGAGGTGACCGGGGTGCGCGTCTCGCTGACCGACCGGTGCAACTTCGACTGCGTCTACTGTCACAACGAGGGGCTGGGGGACACGCGCGGGCCGATGGACCCGCAGGACGATGAGATGTCCACCGACGACGTGGTCCGATTTCTGGAGGTCGCCGCCGAGTTCGGCGTCGACGCGGTGAAGTTCACCGGCGGGGAGCCGATGCTCCGGGACGACCTGGAGGAGATCATCCGGCGCACGCCCGACTCGATGGAGACCTCGATGACGACCAACGGGACGTTCCTGCCCGGTCGCGCGGACGACCTCGTCGACGCTGGGCTCGACCGCGTCAACGTCTCGCAGGACGCGCTCGACCCCGAGGCCTTCGCCGAGATCACCAAATCGGGTGCCTACGAGCAGGTGTTGGAAGGCGTCCGCTGTGCAGTGGACGCCGGCCTCGACCCGGTGAAGCTGAACATGGTCGTGTTCGAGCACACCGCCGGCTACGTCGAGGGGATGGTCGAGCACGTCGCCGAGAACGACGGCCTCCAGCTCCAGCTCATCGAGTACATGCCCGAGTTGACCGGGAAGCCCGAGTGGAACATCGACATCCAGCGCGTGCACGACTGGTTGTCGGACATCGCCGTCCGCGTCGAACACCGCGAGATGCACGACCGCAAGCGCTACTACGTGGGAGACGCCGACGCGGCGTCCGCGGAATCGCCGGACGCCGCGGGGCTCGGGATGGTGGAGATCGTCGACCCCGTCGAGAACGACGACTTCTGCGCCAACTGCGGACGGGTACGCGTCACCCACGAGGGGTATCTCAAGGGCTGTCTCAACCGCAACGACGACCTCAAGTCGATGGGCGAGATGACGAAACCCGAGATCCGCGAGGCGTTCCGCGAGGTGGTCGCCGACCGTGTCCCCTACTACGGCGAGTACCTCGTCGAGAACGACCGCGGCGAGTGGGAGATCAACGAGGAGTACATCGGGGCGTGA
- a CDS encoding alpha/beta fold hydrolase — MNTVTHHGRETAYRTRGGAAEGPGLVCVHGSGGTNDVWTGQSRLADRTPVTALDLSGHGDSDDVDAQPGPEALEAYADDVVAVANATDDSVLVGNSLGGAIAMWVALERDLALDGLVLTGTGAKLAVLDDLLVWLRTDFDRAVEFLHQPDRLFHDAEEDALDRSRAAMRDAGRPVVERDFRTCHEFDVRDRLGEIDVPALAIVGEHDGLTPQRYHEYLAEEIPECDLAVLDDAAHLAMIERPAAFNDAVATFLDGL, encoded by the coding sequence ATGAACACGGTGACCCATCACGGCCGGGAGACGGCGTATCGGACCCGCGGCGGGGCGGCGGAGGGGCCGGGGCTGGTGTGCGTGCACGGCAGCGGAGGAACGAACGACGTGTGGACGGGACAGTCGCGGCTCGCCGACCGGACGCCGGTGACGGCCCTGGATCTCAGCGGACACGGCGACAGCGACGATGTCGACGCCCAGCCCGGGCCGGAGGCTCTCGAGGCGTACGCCGACGACGTGGTGGCAGTCGCGAACGCCACGGACGACTCGGTGCTCGTGGGGAACTCCCTCGGCGGCGCGATCGCGATGTGGGTCGCGCTCGAACGCGACCTCGCGCTCGACGGGCTCGTTCTGACGGGGACGGGAGCGAAGCTGGCCGTGCTCGACGACCTGCTTGTGTGGCTACGAACCGACTTCGACCGTGCCGTCGAATTCCTTCACCAACCGGACCGTCTGTTCCACGACGCCGAGGAGGACGCGCTCGACCGCTCCCGTGCGGCCATGCGCGACGCGGGCCGGCCAGTCGTCGAGCGCGACTTCCGCACCTGCCACGAGTTCGACGTACGCGACCGACTCGGCGAGATCGACGTTCCAGCCCTCGCGATCGTCGGCGAACACGACGGGCTCACGCCGCAGCGGTACCACGAGTATCTCGCCGAGGAGATCCCCGAATGTGACCTCGCGGTGCTCGACGACGCCGCGCATCTGGCGATGATCGAGCGACCGGCGGCGTTCAACGACGCCGTCGCGACGTTCCTCGACGGATTGTAG
- a CDS encoding DUF7127 family protein has protein sequence MNQRTSVDRRERFLRRYDYDDGTVIAADLNAADEDVTVDTVDGTAIVVIDGEGDREDEEFEFDLPGPAASVDIENGVLTIGINA, from the coding sequence ATGAATCAACGCACCTCCGTCGACCGGCGCGAACGGTTCCTCCGCCGGTACGACTACGACGACGGGACGGTCATCGCTGCGGACCTGAACGCCGCCGACGAGGACGTGACGGTCGACACGGTCGACGGGACCGCGATCGTCGTGATCGACGGCGAAGGCGACCGCGAGGACGAGGAGTTCGAGTTCGATCTCCCCGGCCCGGCCGCAAGTGTTGACATCGAGAACGGCGTACTCACGATCGGGATCAACGCATGA